In one Bordetella pertussis 18323 genomic region, the following are encoded:
- a CDS encoding NAD(P)/FAD-dependent oxidoreductase, with the protein MAASRDIFAPDFRRRPYWWEGYEPPECGEDTLPASADVAIVGGGYTGVCCALALREAGIEAVVLEAGRPGEGASTRSGGQVSGGVNVQKKALAAVGESAGQRAERLAARLRDAAASMAYVESLIERYAIECGWRRTGRLTTMWVPAHYQSWQARLDQLNACTGSQARMIPREELAAEIGSSVYHGAALIEHAGHLQPAQLYGGMLRAARDAGARVLGRTPVERIERRAGGYDVHTARGTVRAGQVVIATIGYTGANLGGLKRRIVPVCTHMIATEALPPDLAASLLPTNRAVSESRRVVNHYRLSPDGRRLLFGGRARFVPTDEATTARLLYRAMLKRFPQLAGTRITHSWGGNVAMTLDSMPHIGGADGLHYALGCNGSGVAMMSYLGHCVGRKIATQSGEPINAFDMGEIPGHPFYFGNPWFLFAIGSWYQARDAYDHWRAR; encoded by the coding sequence ATCTTTGCGCCGGATTTTCGCCGGCGGCCCTACTGGTGGGAGGGCTACGAGCCGCCCGAATGCGGCGAGGACACCCTGCCGGCCAGCGCCGACGTGGCCATCGTGGGCGGCGGCTACACCGGCGTGTGCTGCGCCCTGGCCCTGCGCGAGGCCGGCATCGAGGCCGTGGTGCTGGAGGCCGGCCGTCCCGGCGAAGGCGCCAGCACCCGTTCCGGCGGGCAGGTGTCGGGCGGCGTCAACGTGCAGAAGAAGGCGCTCGCCGCGGTCGGCGAAAGCGCCGGCCAGCGCGCCGAGCGCCTGGCCGCGCGGCTGCGCGACGCCGCGGCCTCGATGGCCTATGTCGAATCATTGATCGAACGGTACGCCATCGAGTGCGGCTGGCGCCGCACGGGGCGGCTCACCACCATGTGGGTGCCCGCGCACTACCAGAGCTGGCAGGCGCGCCTGGACCAGCTCAATGCCTGCACCGGATCGCAGGCGCGCATGATCCCGCGCGAGGAGCTGGCCGCCGAGATCGGCTCGTCCGTGTACCACGGCGCCGCGCTGATCGAGCACGCCGGCCACCTGCAACCCGCCCAGCTCTATGGCGGCATGCTGCGGGCGGCACGCGACGCGGGCGCGCGCGTGCTTGGCCGCACGCCGGTCGAACGCATCGAGCGCCGCGCCGGCGGCTATGACGTCCATACCGCGCGGGGCACCGTGCGGGCCGGCCAGGTGGTCATCGCCACCATCGGCTATACGGGCGCCAACCTCGGCGGCCTGAAGCGCCGCATCGTGCCGGTCTGCACCCACATGATCGCCACCGAAGCGCTGCCGCCGGACCTCGCCGCCAGCCTGCTGCCGACCAATCGGGCCGTGTCCGAGTCGCGCCGCGTCGTCAACCACTACCGGCTCTCGCCGGACGGGCGGCGGCTGCTGTTCGGCGGGCGCGCGCGCTTCGTGCCCACCGACGAGGCGACCACCGCCCGGCTGCTGTACCGCGCCATGCTCAAGCGCTTTCCGCAACTGGCCGGCACGCGCATCACCCACAGCTGGGGCGGCAACGTCGCCATGACGCTGGACTCGATGCCCCACATCGGCGGCGCCGACGGCTTGCATTACGCGCTGGGCTGCAATGGCAGCGGCGTGGCCATGATGAGCTACCTGGGCCACTGCGTCGGCCGCAAGATCGCCACGCAGTCGGGCGAACCGATCAACGCATTCGATATGGGGGAAATTCCAGGCCATCCTTTCTACTTCGGCAACCCGTGGTTCCTGTTCGCGATCGGCAGCTGGTACCAGGCGCGGGATGCCTACGACCACTGGAGGGCCCGCTGA
- a CDS encoding Bug family tripartite tricarboxylate transporter substrate binding protein — MNNQRRNALRVLTGLCGAAALPRLALAQAGAYPAGPVTVVVPYGSGGSTDVIARLLVNDVSERLGGKFIVENKPGAAGNIGTRQVGISRPDGTTLLYSTATPFCINPYVYRTLPFDPDKDFAAVSRTAKLPLVLVVNAGLGIKTPQAFIDYLRKNQQQCSYSSYGIGTSSHIASAIFTKKIGAPGVLHVPYKDMTAMSDLAAGRNTFHIDAWSVVDPLVRAGKLTALAVSSAEPLPWAPKLPTIASVIGSDYEVVTWHAVFAPRKTPAEIVQKLNHEFRQTIAKPSVQKTYVDQGFLTYPPATPAEIDAFVQQDKQRWKSFVEAAGITPS, encoded by the coding sequence ATGAACAATCAGCGTCGCAATGCATTGAGAGTACTGACCGGCCTGTGCGGAGCCGCCGCCCTGCCCCGGCTTGCCCTGGCGCAGGCGGGCGCCTACCCCGCCGGTCCGGTCACCGTCGTCGTGCCGTACGGCTCGGGCGGCAGCACCGATGTCATAGCCCGCCTGCTGGTCAATGACGTCAGCGAACGCCTGGGCGGCAAGTTCATCGTCGAGAACAAGCCCGGCGCCGCCGGCAACATCGGCACCCGCCAGGTCGGCATTTCCCGCCCCGACGGCACCACCCTGCTCTATTCCACGGCCACGCCGTTCTGCATCAACCCGTACGTCTACCGCACCCTGCCCTTCGATCCCGACAAGGATTTCGCGGCCGTCTCGCGCACCGCCAAGCTGCCCCTGGTGCTAGTGGTCAACGCCGGCCTGGGCATCAAGACCCCGCAGGCCTTCATCGACTACCTGCGCAAGAACCAGCAGCAGTGCAGCTACAGCTCGTATGGCATCGGCACGTCCAGCCACATCGCCAGCGCGATCTTCACCAAGAAGATCGGCGCGCCGGGCGTGCTGCATGTCCCCTACAAGGACATGACGGCGATGTCCGACCTGGCGGCCGGACGCAATACCTTCCACATCGATGCCTGGTCGGTCGTCGACCCGCTGGTCAGGGCCGGCAAGCTGACCGCCCTGGCCGTCTCCAGCGCCGAGCCCCTGCCCTGGGCCCCCAAGCTGCCGACGATCGCCAGCGTGATCGGCAGCGACTACGAAGTCGTCACCTGGCATGCGGTGTTCGCGCCGCGCAAGACGCCGGCGGAGATCGTCCAGAAGCTGAACCACGAGTTCCGGCAGACCATCGCCAAGCCTTCGGTACAGAAGACCTACGTGGACCAGGGCTTTCTGACCTACCCGCCGGCCACCCCCGCCGAAATCGACGCCTTCGTGCAGCAGGACAAGCAGCGCTGGAAATCGTTCGTGGAAGCGGCCGGCATCACGCCCAGCTGA